The segment AAAGCTTCTCCGGTCCACTGGCTTGTTCTTGTGTTGCACCCTGTTTTCCTTCATCCGTATCCTGACCACAGCCGGCAAGGATCATCAGTGAGGCCGCACTTGCCATAACCCATTTCCAGGTTTTCATGGAAATTCCCCACCTTTCATCATATGATTCCCCTTTATCATACCCGACTTTCCGGTGAATTTGATGTTAACATTCCACGAAAAATCATTCGATATGCGTAAACACGGACTGTGATCTTTTACCCTACAGCGTCCGGAATCACTTTCCTCATCTGCTGCGCAATCTATTCTTGATCATCTGCAGGGGTCCCTTTGCCACGCCTGAATCGACTCCTGGTTTTGGGTGTTTCCTCAGGAGTCTCGGTCTCAGCAGACCCTGTTGCTTCAGAGGTCTCATAATCCTTATGTACTTCCTCTTCCATTCCTTCTTCCTCATCATCTACAGTCATATGATAAGGCTGGTTGAAAGCATTTTGTAAATCATCCACCTCTTTGTTTCGGCTCCGATTGATGAAGAATATAACAATGATACCAACTAACAAAATTACGATCAGGCCGATCCAAACCCACGGGGGTAACAAGTCAAATGCTGATTCCATCGCTTTATCCCTCCACGCTTTATACCCTCACTAGAATGAAAATATCCCATGATCAGACAAACATCCCTGCCATACCAGACTTTCCGGCAAGGAAGTCATTACTGTCCACAATGAACATTTGGCTTTTAAGGGTTACACAATGGTTTCCGTACCCTTAAAAGCCCTTTCGTATACTGAAAAAGCCTACGTCATTGAAGGTGTTATACGCTTCCTGTGTTAAGGAATTTAAATGATAATCGATCATAAACCCTGGAAGCCGACTTGGGGTAAACACATCATTACATTCCACAGGCTTCCGGTCCATGCTTCCCGGTATTGGAAAATACCGTCGACTTTTTTGACACTATTTCCCGGGAAACGACACCTTTTAAAACAGATCCTGTCATTAAAACGGAAGGGTTGCAGATATCTGGTAGGATTTCTTACTATTCGCCCTTGAAATTCGGCTTTCTTTTTTCCAGAAAAGCATCCATTCCTTCTGCACGATCCTGTGTATTAAAAGAGACGCCAAAATAAGAAGCTTCCAAATCCAACCCTGTGGATAAATCTGTTTCCGCACCTCGATTAATGGCTTTTTTGATATATGTCATTGCTTTGGGGGCTTTTGCAGTCAATTGGACTGCCAAGTTTTCCGCTTCCTGCAGCAATTCATTGGCCGGGACTACTTTCTGAACCAAACCAAGTCGATATGCCTCTTGTGCAGAAATCATGTCTCCTGTTAAGCATAGATACTTGGCTGTGGATTTACCCACTGCACGGGCTAAACGCTGGGTGCCTCCATATCCAGGCAGAACCCCGAGATTTACTTCCGGCTGCCCAAAACGAGCCGTTTCTGCTGCAATCAGAATATCACCACTCATGGCCAATTCGCATCCTCCGCCTAAAGCAAAGCCGTTAACAGCCATAATCACCGGAATCGCATATTCCTCGATTCTGGAAAACAAAGCTTGTCCCCTTGCGGCCAGTTGTTCTGCTTCTGCAGAGGAAGGAATTTTCCTCAGTTCCTTGATATCCGCCCCTGCCACAAAGGCTTTCTCCCCGGAACCGGTGACCACCAAAGCCCGGATCTCCTTTTCCTGTTCGATCCAGTCCAGTGCTTGCTCCAATTCCGCCAAGGTTTCCTGGTTCAGCGCATTCATCACTTTCGGGCGTTGAACTGTAAGGAGTGCCCAACCTTCCTTTTTTTCCAATGAAATATTTTCCCATTCCATACCCATCACCCCCATCATGCAATCAAACCTGTCACACCCTTGGTTTAGAGGTACAACCGGCTCAAAATGTTACCTTATTCGACAAAGGCCCCTCCAGCTCCTTTTTTTAAACTCCACAATATTTCTTAATCGAGCTGATCCATTCCTTATTGAATTTCCGTACAATCGTCATGTAATTTTCAGAATAAGACGTGATGGTTTTTTACCCTGTCCTGTTCCTATATTCCTAACAGGACAGGACTGTACAAGTGCCGATCCAAAGCTACTGATTGCGTCGGGTCATCTGTTGCCAGACGGAACCGCTGGCCTCTTCTCCCTTACGGATCCGTTCCAAGGCCATTTTCACCTGCATGCTCACTTCAAACTCGGGATCTTCCTGTGCCTTTTCCAGGGCGTCAACAGCAGATTCATCCCCGGTTTCATACAGAAACATGGCCGCTCTCCAACGAACCAGCTTACTTTTATCCTGCAGGGCTTCTATCATCGCCGGAATTGCATCCGGATCACCCAAATCCGACAAACAATCTCCGGCTGTTCGACGAACAGTGACAGAGGGGTCTTTCAGAGCCTGATACAAAGCAGGCAATACAACCGGATCTTCTAAAGATCCCAAATAAGCCGTGGCCAATCGCCGAAGGGAAGATTTGGGATCCTGCAGTGCTTTTGTCAGTACCGGCAAATCCTCCTTGGTAGGATTCATCTGTTCCAATGCAGCATAACGTTTCTTCCAATCAGGGTGATCCAGCATGGCTAAAGTCACTGGGTAGCTTTCCCTTATCCCAGGGGCAGGAGCCCCTTTTCCTTGACGCAAGGCTTCTTCCACCAATGACTGTAACCGCTCATCATCGTATGCCGCTGCGATTTCCTCTGCCACCTCAGGTCCCACTTCATCCAGATCTCCGTAGCGAACCCCTCTTTCTTCCCATTTTCTTTCCATTACCATGTTTTCCGAAGCGATTTGAGCTTTCATAATCGCCTGTGCAAAACGCTCCGGGAGGGGATAACGTTTTTCTTCCTGTCCGGAATCCAGCTTCAGTTGGATCGGCAAACCCCGAAATGTTTGCAAATAAACCTTCACTTCTCCGAAGGCATCGTCACCGCTATGTTGTTCCTGTACCTTCCGATTACCTCTTTCTTCTCCAAATACCTCCCGGACACGAGCCAAAATCGGTTGCCAGTCTACTTTGGATTGCCGTTCCAAAGCAAGGAAGTCCGCTACCCGATAGATGCTTTTCACCCCGTCAATTGCCAACAACTCCCGGACAATGGCAGGTGCCTCCTCTTGTCGATCCTGTGTATAGGTAGCTCCCTTGGATACATGTTGATCCACATTGAGCTTCATAGAGTTGGGACTGGGGGTCGGTTCAATGGATAAAAGTTTCATTTAGATCCTCCCGCTTATTTGTGACTTATCTCCCGGCTGAAACCGGAAATGTCTCAGGTTGTATGATAGACTTCATCCGCGTAAAAGGGTTATGAGCTTATACCGTCCTTCAGCTGCCCTTCATGAAACCTTGGTATTTCTGCCAGGGGAAGCAATCGATTGCTTCTTTTTCTTATTCCAGGAGCCGGACAGCTCCTGGGAGGGACATCCCGTATTTTTGCAAAGAAAACGGATTCCTTGACGAGCATGGTCCGAGTCAGTTCGATTTTATCACAAACTCCT is part of the Kroppenstedtia pulmonis genome and harbors:
- a CDS encoding enoyl-CoA hydratase-related protein translates to MEWENISLEKKEGWALLTVQRPKVMNALNQETLAELEQALDWIEQEKEIRALVVTGSGEKAFVAGADIKELRKIPSSAEAEQLAARGQALFSRIEEYAIPVIMAVNGFALGGGCELAMSGDILIAAETARFGQPEVNLGVLPGYGGTQRLARAVGKSTAKYLCLTGDMISAQEAYRLGLVQKVVPANELLQEAENLAVQLTAKAPKAMTYIKKAINRGAETDLSTGLDLEASYFGVSFNTQDRAEGMDAFLEKRKPNFKGE
- a CDS encoding virulence factor, producing the protein MKLLSIEPTPSPNSMKLNVDQHVSKGATYTQDRQEEAPAIVRELLAIDGVKSIYRVADFLALERQSKVDWQPILARVREVFGEERGNRKVQEQHSGDDAFGEVKVYLQTFRGLPIQLKLDSGQEEKRYPLPERFAQAIMKAQIASENMVMERKWEERGVRYGDLDEVGPEVAEEIAAAYDDERLQSLVEEALRQGKGAPAPGIRESYPVTLAMLDHPDWKKRYAALEQMNPTKEDLPVLTKALQDPKSSLRRLATAYLGSLEDPVVLPALYQALKDPSVTVRRTAGDCLSDLGDPDAIPAMIEALQDKSKLVRWRAAMFLYETGDESAVDALEKAQEDPEFEVSMQVKMALERIRKGEEASGSVWQQMTRRNQ